Proteins encoded in a region of the Rhodopirellula halodulae genome:
- a CDS encoding potassium/proton antiporter, with amino-acid sequence MFTIDTLILIAGSLLLLGIASNKFSARMGVPVLVVFLAIGMLAGSEGIGGIEFEDYTLAHGFATTALCLILFNGGIGTPYSAFRSAWKPASMLATVGVVVTAAITGVAASWILGLSWMQGLLLGSIVGSTDASVVFSVLRGGGVHIRPRLANTLEVESGSNDPMAIFLTVGLIEVLTQQTPFGFGLVVLFLNQAVVGTAMGLAVGWAGAWVLQHIRLEAAGLYPVMATALGLFSFGMAAELGGSGFLAVYLTGVVIGNRRPVFHRGILLFHDALAWMCQILMFTALGILSFPSRLMEVAVPALLIASVLIFIARPVAVFLCGIPFRFSVRELTFLSWVGLKGAVPITLATFPMLAGLPAASVIFDTVFFVVLVSALVQGWTLPAVAKTLRLEVPANQPPPVTLEISSLQTVDGDIVDYYIEEGTRAAGCMIKDLALPEGVVIALIVREEQTVLPQGRSMLQPGDHVVVVLRPSIRSAVDRVFAPRRSQPEQLPTELEFPLRGSIRVAELEQFYDLRLSDNGEMTLEELVRSKLHEDHIQIGAALQIDQIVLHLREISTDGTIQYVGMSILPQPEVESESSLPVDR; translated from the coding sequence ATGTTCACCATCGACACTCTCATTCTGATTGCGGGAAGCTTGCTCCTGCTGGGAATCGCGTCGAACAAGTTTTCGGCGCGAATGGGCGTGCCGGTCTTGGTGGTCTTTCTGGCCATCGGCATGTTGGCCGGTTCAGAAGGCATTGGTGGCATCGAGTTCGAGGACTACACGCTGGCACATGGTTTCGCGACGACGGCGTTGTGTTTGATCCTTTTCAATGGCGGCATCGGCACGCCCTATTCCGCGTTTCGATCGGCCTGGAAACCGGCTTCGATGCTGGCGACCGTCGGGGTGGTGGTCACCGCCGCCATCACAGGCGTGGCGGCGTCGTGGATCTTGGGACTGAGTTGGATGCAGGGATTGCTGCTGGGCAGCATCGTTGGGTCCACCGATGCGTCCGTTGTGTTTTCCGTCTTGCGAGGCGGCGGTGTCCACATCCGGCCGCGATTGGCAAACACGTTGGAAGTCGAAAGTGGATCGAACGATCCGATGGCGATTTTTCTGACGGTCGGTTTGATCGAGGTGCTGACTCAGCAAACACCGTTTGGCTTTGGATTGGTGGTTTTGTTTCTCAATCAAGCCGTCGTCGGTACCGCGATGGGATTGGCGGTGGGTTGGGCGGGTGCTTGGGTGCTGCAGCACATTCGCTTGGAGGCTGCGGGACTCTATCCCGTGATGGCCACCGCGTTGGGATTGTTTTCGTTCGGGATGGCGGCGGAGCTGGGCGGCAGTGGTTTCTTGGCGGTCTATTTGACCGGTGTGGTGATCGGGAACAGACGTCCGGTCTTTCACCGGGGCATTTTGCTTTTCCACGATGCTTTGGCGTGGATGTGTCAGATTTTGATGTTCACCGCGCTTGGGATTCTTTCGTTCCCAAGTCGATTGATGGAAGTGGCCGTTCCGGCGTTGTTGATCGCTTCCGTGTTGATCTTCATCGCTCGTCCGGTGGCTGTGTTTTTGTGCGGAATTCCGTTTCGGTTCTCGGTTCGTGAGCTAACGTTTTTGTCTTGGGTGGGATTGAAGGGAGCCGTCCCGATCACGCTCGCGACGTTTCCCATGCTCGCGGGGCTTCCGGCCGCGTCGGTAATCTTCGACACCGTGTTCTTTGTCGTGTTGGTGTCGGCGCTGGTGCAAGGGTGGACGTTGCCCGCCGTGGCGAAGACGCTGCGATTGGAAGTGCCCGCCAATCAACCGCCACCGGTGACTTTGGAAATCAGTTCCTTGCAAACGGTGGACGGCGACATCGTCGATTACTACATCGAAGAGGGAACTCGCGCGGCCGGTTGCATGATCAAGGATTTGGCACTTCCCGAAGGCGTTGTGATCGCATTGATCGTTCGCGAGGAACAAACGGTTCTGCCCCAAGGACGTTCCATGCTGCAGCCCGGTGATCACGTGGTGGTTGTGTTGCGGCCCAGCATTCGTAGTGCGGTGGACCGAGTGTTTGCTCCGCGTCGATCTCAGCCGGAGCAATTGCCAACGGAGTTGGAGTTTCCGCTGCGAGGTTCCATTCGCGTGGCGGAGTTGGAGCAGTTTTACGACTTGCGATTGTCCGACAACGGTGAAATGACGCTCGAGGAACTGGTGCGAAGCAAACTTCACGAAGATCACATTCAGATCGGTGCGGCGTTGCAAATCGACCAAATTGTGCTGCATTTGCGAGAAATCTCGACCGATGGAACCATTCAGTACGTCGGTATGTCGATCCTCCCGCAACCGGAAGTTGAGTCGGAATCGTCTTTGCCGGTCGATCGCTGA
- a CDS encoding efflux RND transporter permease subunit, which translates to MKFPHFFIERPIFASVLSFLIVLVGGIVYFTLPVSQYPNVAPPTVLVRASYPGATPEVIADTVATPIEQEMNGVDDMLYMESSSSSDGTMQLTVTFKLGTDLDDAQVLVQNRVAIAESRLPEQVRQIGVTTTKQIPDMLMVVHLNSPDGSRDNLYISNYAFLRVRDALMRLDGVGEIRIAGGNEYAMRIWLDIEKMTHVDLTAGEVVEAIRAQNMQVAAGVIGQPPTDEVGDFQLNVTTQGRLIREDEFSDIIVKRGEDGRITRLRDVARIELGAQDYSRQSYLDGKSAIAVLVYQRPGTNAVDTADEVKRVMRELEADFPQGLGYEIAYNPTDYVEDSIAEVFETLFITTIFVVLTVFLFLHGWRPTIIPVIAIPISLVGTFAVMQFLGVTLNTLSLFGLVLAIGIVVDDAIVVVENVERLIAEGYSAREATHKAMDEVGSALVATTLVLIAVFVPTVFVPGISGQFYQQFALTISISTAISTFVSLTLSPALCALLLRPKDAPKNWIGRIVDLLFGWFFRLFNRTFDVTSNIYASVIGRLVKKAGFSVVLYVALLVATGFSFGMVPTGFIPDQDQGYVIVAINLPDGASLARTDRVVREVAEIGQQIDGVAHAVGIAGLSGATFTIKPNAAVTFLPLEDAKERAARDRGVNEIVADMRREVASINEAQILIIPPPPIRGIGRGGGFKMYVQDRSGAGMDALNEVAQSMLAEANQQPGLMQVFTNLRMNVPQVYADVDRTKAQMLDIPVNRVFEALQVYLGSVYINDFNFLGRTYRVTAQAEPMFRDDATDITRIRTRSDRGASVALGSVVNVKQTAGPDRIVRFNLFPAADLNGTTVPGFSTGQSLATMEQLASKNLPPGFGYEWTEIAFQEKQAGNTIVFLFPLAVLFVFLALAAQYESWLLPLAIILIVPLCLLFALTGVWMRGMDNNVLTQIGFIVLIGLACKNAILIVEFAKAEEDAGKNRFDAAVAACRLRLRPILMTAFSFILGVVPLLVATGAGFEMRRVLGTAVFSGMLGVTLFGLFLTPVFYVLLRRFAKKDQEAVETQVSSEAA; encoded by the coding sequence ATGAAGTTTCCACACTTCTTTATTGAACGACCAATTTTCGCGTCGGTGCTGTCCTTTCTGATCGTTTTGGTCGGGGGGATCGTCTATTTCACGTTGCCCGTTTCGCAGTATCCCAACGTGGCACCGCCCACGGTTTTGGTGCGAGCAAGCTATCCCGGTGCGACGCCGGAAGTGATTGCGGATACCGTCGCCACGCCGATCGAACAAGAGATGAACGGCGTCGATGACATGTTGTACATGGAGTCATCATCGAGTTCCGATGGCACCATGCAATTGACGGTGACGTTCAAGCTGGGCACCGATTTGGATGACGCCCAGGTGCTGGTGCAAAACCGAGTCGCGATTGCGGAGTCACGTTTGCCCGAACAGGTCCGCCAAATTGGTGTGACCACCACCAAACAGATTCCTGACATGCTGATGGTGGTTCACCTGAACTCGCCTGATGGAAGTCGGGACAACCTCTACATCAGCAACTACGCATTCTTACGTGTGCGCGACGCATTGATGCGTTTGGACGGTGTCGGTGAAATCCGGATCGCTGGTGGCAACGAATACGCAATGCGAATCTGGTTGGACATCGAAAAGATGACCCACGTGGATCTCACCGCCGGTGAGGTCGTCGAGGCGATTCGTGCGCAGAACATGCAGGTCGCAGCCGGTGTCATCGGTCAGCCACCCACGGACGAGGTTGGTGACTTTCAATTGAACGTGACCACTCAAGGTCGATTGATCCGTGAAGACGAGTTCAGTGACATCATCGTCAAACGCGGCGAGGACGGACGGATCACTCGTTTGCGAGATGTCGCGCGGATTGAGTTGGGTGCTCAAGACTATTCGCGTCAAAGTTACTTGGATGGCAAATCGGCCATTGCCGTTTTGGTCTACCAGCGGCCTGGCACCAACGCCGTCGACACAGCCGACGAAGTCAAACGGGTGATGCGAGAGTTGGAAGCCGACTTCCCGCAAGGGCTCGGTTACGAGATCGCATACAACCCGACGGACTACGTGGAAGATTCGATCGCGGAGGTGTTTGAAACACTCTTCATCACCACGATTTTTGTGGTGCTGACGGTGTTCTTGTTCCTGCACGGTTGGCGGCCCACGATCATCCCGGTGATCGCGATTCCGATTTCGCTGGTGGGAACGTTCGCGGTGATGCAGTTCTTGGGTGTCACGCTGAACACGTTGTCATTGTTTGGGCTGGTGCTCGCCATCGGGATCGTGGTGGATGACGCGATTGTGGTGGTCGAGAACGTCGAACGTTTGATCGCGGAAGGCTATTCGGCCCGAGAGGCGACTCACAAGGCGATGGACGAAGTTGGTTCTGCATTGGTGGCAACCACGTTGGTGTTGATTGCCGTGTTTGTTCCCACGGTGTTCGTTCCGGGGATCAGCGGTCAGTTCTATCAGCAGTTTGCCCTGACGATTTCGATCTCCACCGCGATCTCCACGTTCGTTTCGCTGACGCTCAGTCCCGCACTGTGCGCGTTGTTGTTGCGTCCCAAAGATGCGCCGAAGAACTGGATCGGACGAATCGTTGATTTGCTATTCGGATGGTTCTTCCGTTTGTTCAATCGCACGTTCGATGTCACCAGCAATATTTATGCTTCCGTGATTGGTCGCTTGGTGAAGAAGGCCGGTTTCTCGGTCGTGCTTTATGTTGCTTTGCTCGTGGCGACGGGTTTCAGTTTTGGGATGGTGCCGACCGGGTTCATTCCGGATCAAGACCAAGGGTACGTGATTGTTGCGATCAACCTACCCGATGGTGCTTCGCTCGCGCGAACGGACCGTGTTGTTCGCGAGGTCGCCGAAATCGGTCAGCAGATCGACGGCGTGGCACACGCGGTTGGGATCGCGGGATTGTCCGGGGCAACGTTCACGATCAAACCCAACGCCGCGGTGACGTTTTTGCCATTGGAAGACGCGAAAGAACGTGCCGCACGTGATCGAGGCGTCAACGAAATCGTCGCAGACATGCGGCGCGAGGTTGCGTCGATCAACGAAGCCCAGATTTTGATCATCCCCCCGCCACCGATCCGCGGGATCGGTCGTGGTGGCGGATTCAAAATGTATGTCCAGGACCGCAGTGGAGCGGGGATGGATGCGCTGAACGAGGTTGCCCAAAGCATGTTAGCGGAAGCGAACCAACAACCCGGACTGATGCAGGTCTTCACCAACCTTCGAATGAACGTGCCGCAGGTGTATGCCGACGTTGACCGAACGAAGGCTCAGATGTTGGACATCCCTGTCAACCGAGTGTTTGAGGCTTTGCAGGTTTACCTGGGATCGGTTTACATCAACGATTTTAACTTCCTGGGGCGGACGTACCGAGTCACCGCCCAAGCCGAACCGATGTTCCGGGACGATGCGACCGACATCACTCGTATTCGAACCCGAAGCGATCGCGGGGCTTCGGTGGCGTTGGGTTCCGTTGTGAATGTGAAGCAGACCGCCGGGCCAGACCGAATTGTGCGATTCAATTTGTTTCCGGCGGCGGACTTGAATGGCACCACGGTGCCAGGATTCAGCACTGGGCAGTCGTTGGCGACCATGGAACAATTGGCGAGCAAGAATTTGCCGCCGGGATTCGGTTATGAATGGACCGAGATCGCGTTCCAGGAAAAGCAAGCTGGCAACACGATTGTGTTCCTGTTCCCATTGGCCGTGCTGTTCGTGTTCTTGGCTCTTGCGGCGCAGTACGAAAGCTGGCTGCTGCCACTGGCAATCATTCTGATTGTTCCCTTGTGTTTGCTGTTCGCACTGACCGGTGTCTGGATGCGTGGCATGGACAACAATGTTTTGACGCAGATCGGCTTCATCGTTTTGATCGGATTGGCGTGTAAGAACGCGATTTTGATCGTCGAGTTTGCCAAGGCCGAAGAGGACGCGGGCAAGAATCGCTTTGATGCTGCGGTCGCCGCATGTCGTCTGCGTTTGCGTCCGATCTTGATGACCGCGTTCTCGTTCATCTTGGGTGTGGTGCCATTGCTGGTTGCGACGGGGGCCGGATTTGAGATGCGTCGCGTGTTGGGCACCGCGGTGTTCAGCGGGATGTTGGGCGTAACCTTGTTTGGTTTGTTCCTGACGCCGGTGTTCTATGTGCTGCTTCGGCGATTCGCGAAAAAGGATCAGGAAGCGGTCGAAACTCAGGTGTCATCCGAGGCTGCCTAA
- a CDS encoding efflux RND transporter periplasmic adaptor subunit, producing MIWNDLKMPLRRRNASALTAGALISATLVMVAGCNPNASGPPEMPPATVTTAKPVTKKIVEWDAFTGRLEAVDLVEVRARVSGYLQSVHFDEGQIVDKDDLLFIIDPRPFEAELSAAQAKLQQSESQLQQAKALTEVAKANLLQSEAQLNLAQVRYRRVQRLVQQNASSQDELDDREAEFLKAKADIEGVKASLNSAESAIATAEAEIEVARAGVETAKLNLQYTRIRAPITGRISRKYVTEGNLIAGGSSTSSLLTTITSVQPIYAVFDATEQDVLKYERLARSGERESSRVAKNPVFLGLVDEQGFPHHGHMDFVDNSFDANTASMRARAVFANEDQMLFPGMFARVRIPGSAAHDAVLIPDSAIGTDQSSQYVYVVVDGKIQRRSVETGPIIDGLRVIREGLDGTESLVIEGLMQARVDAEVNVKDGTIEVVEDGLPDEYKPVPKEEWISPAPAEVPVADRMNEARSPEVPS from the coding sequence ATGATTTGGAACGATTTGAAGATGCCGCTCAGGCGTCGGAACGCCTCGGCACTGACCGCCGGGGCTTTGATCTCAGCGACCTTAGTAATGGTTGCCGGATGCAATCCCAACGCCAGTGGGCCACCTGAAATGCCTCCCGCGACGGTCACCACCGCCAAGCCGGTGACCAAGAAAATCGTGGAATGGGATGCCTTCACCGGTCGATTGGAAGCGGTCGACTTGGTCGAGGTGCGAGCTCGCGTGAGCGGCTACCTGCAATCGGTCCACTTCGATGAAGGACAGATCGTCGACAAAGACGACTTGCTATTCATCATCGACCCACGGCCGTTTGAAGCCGAGCTGAGTGCGGCTCAAGCGAAGCTTCAGCAATCTGAGTCACAATTGCAGCAAGCGAAGGCGTTGACCGAAGTCGCCAAAGCGAATCTGTTGCAGTCCGAGGCCCAGTTGAATCTGGCCCAAGTTCGCTATCGCCGTGTGCAGCGGTTGGTTCAACAGAATGCGTCTTCGCAAGACGAGTTGGATGATCGCGAAGCGGAGTTCTTGAAAGCCAAGGCGGACATCGAAGGTGTGAAAGCCAGCCTGAACTCGGCGGAGTCGGCGATTGCGACGGCGGAAGCGGAGATTGAGGTGGCTCGCGCGGGTGTCGAAACTGCAAAACTGAATTTGCAATACACCCGGATTCGCGCACCGATCACCGGACGCATCAGTCGCAAGTACGTGACCGAAGGCAACTTGATCGCCGGCGGCAGTTCAACCTCGTCGTTGCTGACAACGATCACGTCGGTCCAGCCCATCTATGCCGTGTTTGATGCGACCGAACAAGACGTTTTGAAGTACGAGCGTTTGGCTCGATCCGGTGAACGTGAAAGCTCTCGCGTGGCGAAGAACCCAGTGTTCTTGGGGTTGGTTGACGAACAAGGATTTCCTCACCATGGCCATATGGACTTCGTCGACAACAGCTTCGATGCGAACACCGCCAGCATGCGTGCTCGAGCGGTGTTTGCCAATGAAGACCAAATGCTGTTTCCCGGCATGTTCGCTCGCGTGCGGATTCCCGGCAGTGCAGCCCACGACGCGGTTTTGATTCCGGATTCCGCGATCGGGACCGACCAGTCTTCGCAATATGTCTATGTTGTCGTCGATGGAAAGATCCAGCGACGCAGTGTAGAGACCGGACCGATCATTGATGGTCTTCGTGTCATTCGTGAAGGACTCGATGGCACCGAGAGTCTTGTCATCGAAGGTTTGATGCAAGCTCGCGTTGACGCGGAGGTCAATGTCAAAGACGGCACCATCGAAGTGGTCGAAGACGGGCTGCCGGATGAGTACAAACCCGTCCCAAAAGAGGAATGGATTTCCCCCGCACCCGCCGAAGTGCCCGTCGCGGATCGCATGAATGAGGCACGCAGTCCGGAGGTGCCGTCATGA
- a CDS encoding DoxX family protein produces MSHPTESSHASREEAPLPMSIGLLLLRVGISVLMLVHGIAKVKGFSEMSEGFPDPLGMGHQTSLIMAIASEVGCSLLLIAGLFTRLAALPLAFTMVVAAFVVHADDPWQKKELAIVYLLVYASIALLGPGRFALDRLFFGGNSEPANQPENAT; encoded by the coding sequence ATGTCACATCCCACAGAGTCCTCTCACGCTTCACGCGAGGAAGCGCCGTTGCCAATGTCGATCGGATTGCTTCTGCTTCGCGTGGGGATCAGCGTTTTGATGCTGGTGCACGGCATCGCGAAAGTGAAGGGCTTCAGCGAGATGTCAGAAGGTTTTCCCGATCCGTTGGGGATGGGGCACCAAACCAGTTTGATCATGGCGATCGCATCCGAAGTGGGATGCTCTTTGTTGTTGATCGCGGGTTTGTTCACCCGTTTGGCCGCTTTGCCTTTGGCGTTCACGATGGTGGTCGCCGCCTTTGTCGTGCACGCGGACGATCCTTGGCAGAAGAAAGAACTCGCCATCGTCTACCTCTTGGTCTACGCCTCAATTGCTTTGCTAGGCCCAGGTCGTTTCGCACTCGATCGACTTTTCTTCGGTGGAAACTCCGAACCAGCCAACCAACCTGAGAATGCAACATGA